tgctGAGTTCCAGTAGCTCTGAGGATCTCCACTGAAGCTGGTGTGCCCGGAGGCTCAGCTGTGGATGGAaacaattaagaaaaaaaaatcttctcctTAACAACAGGCcacaaaaacaactaaaaacttATCTGGATGCAGAGCCACCAGCCCCAAACATAGACGGATGATTCACGATCCATTCTTTAAAGAGAGATTTGTGTATTTACTCATCTTGCTGGATGGTTTTAAAACAATGTGAGACACTAAAAATCTGTCttctattaaaaaaagagcagcacagTTGGTCTGTTTTGCAACCTCGGGTTAATCAGAGAGAAAATTGGGTATTATTTCCACCTCTGTTCTCAGACAGGGATTTAAATATAGTGCCAGTGTCTGCAGCTCAGAACAGGGACTAAAGAAATATATTGACATGTTTCAAAaggcaaatatatatatatatatatataaaaaatccATCCCATTTCGGCACTTTTACTTTAGAATGATTCCATATATCTGTCTTTCAGTGATTTCCTTTGAGGCCATAGAAAACAATGTGAATATGACTGGGCTTAAAGCATCAAACATGCATCTGCCTGAAGCCCATGGTTGTAGTTTAAACGCCGTTATTTTCCTGTGTTCAGTTTTAATGGGCAGGTTTGGaagttttaaaaatgtggtGATTAAAGTGCAATATTTAACATACCTGATTCttttaaaacaatttttttGTGAAACAAAAGAGGACGTCACTTGctgaagctttttgtttttagttgtttATGGATGCAAAGCACCACCATCATTTACtttctgtcattgttttttAAAGGCAAAGGTATGAAATGAATACTATTTTCATATGAAAGTCTAtgaatattatttatattttattgttttcatctGCCTGAATAAAACTCCTTCAACAGTTTcctgttgtttgtctttgtgtgagaAAGTCAAAAGTGAACTGTTTTGAGTGAGCGCTCTGCTGAGCATGAGACTACATCAGGTGTGTGTAATGTGACTCTCACATGGACCGGACCACTGCAGAGCTTGCTGACTGATTTTTGGCTTTCAGatcaaaaatcatttttattaagaaaagaaaagccaTCATTTCTCCAGAAGGTCCTTTTTTTGCATAAATCTTTATTTATCATTCAGTTGAAAACGATGGCtttctttatttacaaaaaGGGTTAAATAGCTGAATAATACATAGGGTGCCTGAGTCTGGAGGCTCTGGTGGagaatactgtatatatttatcTAGTTCTCAGGTAAAAAGGTTCCTCTGTGACTCTGAGTTTTGCACATGCTCGggccacacagcagctcagatgaACAAAGAAGCAAATATTTTatcaagaagaagagaaagaataGGAGAGAGATCGTTTAGCTTCTTGGATAGAACATGCCATATTTGGATGTTCGGAAGCCTAACAGGTCCCTCATCTCATTGCGAAACTTGGACAGATCTTGGCGCAGGTCGTTCAGATTTTCCACCGTGGCCTGGTCTGTGCTCTGCATCTTCTGCCGGGTTGAGGTCAAGTAGCGGTGAACCAGACAGCACATGATCTTTTGGTAGTTCTCATCGCGTTTCTGCTTCAAGTTCTTCCACTCCTgcacagagaaaacagagaaagagttCAAAATGATGACAAGATGTTGCATAATGAATTATTGAATTTAGcctttcaaaaatgttttctcTCACCTTTAGGCTGTTCTGTCTCTTCACTTTTCCCTTTGAGGTGTGTGAACAGATCCACTTGCTCATGCTGGTCACCAAGTAGCAGACAGTCTTTGGGGAGGGGAGGATGTTGAAGGGTGGAGGCAGGGTACACTTGTCATCAAAGTAGCTGAGCCACAGTTTGGCTCGAGCAAACTTCCACTCCTTATCCTCGTGATTCTGCAGAGATCCAGAAGGCCAGCACGAACATTTAAGAACAGAGGAATGTGGGGAACGTTCACACACTGAAACCACTATTTTAGAGGAAATCCTTGGGGGGGCAACGTGTTTGTCTGGAGAAGTTGTTCTGCTTGGCATAATCAAAAGcaaactgagaaaaaaacaaacaatgcacaGCGGAGCGAAACATCTGTACAACATGTTAGGGTGACTACCACCAAATGAAATCAAATGAAAACAGTTGCAACGTTCGGTTCCAAGACGGAACTCTAATTGCCCTTGACAGAACTGAGAGAGCTGTTTACACTTACCGCAATTTGTCTGAAGCTTTTATGGAGCATGGCCACCAGGAGTTTGGTCAGCACAATAACCACCACGATGTTGTAGGTACCTATGATCATGGCCCCCACAAAGGAGCGCAGCTCCTCTGTGTAGCTGATGCGTGTTACGAAGAGCGCAACATGTGCCAAAGAGAAGATGTACCAGAAAAGGGCGTAGCAGGTCCCCATAAACCTGTGAACAGATGTCAGGTGGAAATCGTCATGTGTCACATTAAAAGCTGTCATCAAGGCCCCAGCTGTGTTTGAAAACCTCCCTCAACAAATACTCTGAACATCCATCACTGGCGTCATCGCTGTCAGAAACACAGACTGAGCTTTGCCCTTACGTGTGGAATGCGTCGTTGCTCTGTTGCTCGCAGAAGATGCCCTCGCAGTCCTTGTTTGTGTTCTTGTATGGGTCTTTGCCATCCTTTCCATAGAGCTGGGTCAGTCCAATGGTAAACGAGAATAACACAAGCAGGAAGAGGCCCAGGAACTTTCCGAACTCCTGCAGCATCTGACCCATGGAGATCTGGTGAGAGATTAACACATGGCAGTTAATCCTGTGCTGCTTGGTCCTGATTTAAGTGTGCATTCACACGATCATAAATATCTTTAAGCACCCAGGATCAGGTCAGACCATGCCGAGTGTCTGTGCTATAAAACATTTGATTAACTTTATAGATTTCATTAGTATGCTATTAGCAACCCAGAAATATTTAATTGATAGATATTTAGTCAattttctgtcttctatctGCATCATTTTAGTTGATTTTAGCAAAGGATACTGAACTCCCAGCTCCTTTCTATCtctttaaaatttaaaaacagctATATTTCTGCTTGAGTGTTATGTTTGGCTCCTCTTTCAACACTCTCTCTGACCACTTGTCGCATGTTTTTTTCACCCATGTTCTTGTTTAGCTGAGATTCTCCAGGGAAATGgaaaaagcaacatattctgGCGGCTAGTGTATGTTCACCCTACCTGAGGGaagacagacaaacatggaGGAAGCCAGGGAGAGGGCTAGAAGACACAGAAAGTCTTCTCAGACCATTGGAAACCCACTATTTATAGACCCTGAGTGGCTTATCTGTTTACAAGGACCCAGGGATGCTCAAACAAGGTCAGAACCTTCCCttccaaaacacaaacatagagCGTCCACTGTAAGGACGACCACTGCCTGCACCTCAaggtaaatgtgtgtgagtgtgtgtgtgtgctgacaggtAGGTTCTGTGTATTAGGGTGATTCATTCTGTTGTCATGTATAAATCCCCCCAGTGTACTCCTCTGCCACTTTGCACATGATTTAGGGGCTGAGGCTGCTCCCTGCCTGTTTGGCCTGACAGGCAGTCTAACTTCGTTACTGTACAAACAGAGCAGGAATGTGGCAGGTCTGCAGCCTCCTAACCTGGACTGGAAGACATCGCTCAACTTCTCACAGACAGAATGATAAAGTGCCCATCACATATGTTTTTAACAGCATTTGATATTGTAATatcaaaattaaaaatgaaaccgCCACATTATATGCAGTATATTGCTGTTACATGTTAGACTTTTATGTTTTATCAAAATCACTCCCATAGTACATCAACTCACAATAGTTTGCATGACACCTCCATCTTTGCTCGAGAGCATCTGTATTGCCTGCACTTTAGGGTTCTGGTAAGGACTCGTACCTAAAAAGGACTACAAAATGTTCCTACTTTACGGCACAGATCACATCCGCCTCACTCAGTTATCAGATGAGGCAAACGGAGCTGGACGCGACGCTGAGGGGAAGCAATGTACCTGCGGGCCAATCAGCCGGAaattaagaagaagaagaagaaggtagGAAGGAAGTAAAGTTCAAAGTCATGGCTGAAGCAGCAAATAAACTGAAGAAATTTCGTGATGTCTGAGGAGacgaagaaaagaaaaagggagaaCGACACAGCAAGAGGTCGAACAAGGATTAATGTCAGCGAGAGCGGAAAAGAACCGCTGCCATAGCGACGCAGGTCGGTGATAATGGCAGCTTCTGTAAACCGGATGTAGTTCCGGTGCACAGGTGCGTTAGGTCCAGTGATCATCTGTGTGGTATTTACAGGACTCGGGATTGGCCTGTGTAGCCGAACCGCTTCGGACAGAAGACGACAACGAACCCGCGGTTCTTGTGACTGTAGGCCGGCTACAATAAGGTAATGTTGTCTTTAAACTGCTTAAATACACTTTTAAACTGATGGATGTTTACTTGTTTAAATGGTTATTACTGTCTGCTTTCACTGTATTTGCGCAGAAACACTTAAAGCTTCGCAAAGCACACAGCGTCATTTTATTGTTTACATTGATATGACACGTTTGTTAGCTGTCTGGGGAAACGTTAATATGGGACGTATTTTAAGCTCAGACATGATGATAATGTACATATTGTAACGGTCTGAGtgaaatgttgtgttgttgagttATGGAGTTGTGACGTTTCGCAGTGTTTTATTGAGTTGTTGTGATTAGCAGCAGATAAGCAGGCGGCGGTCGTCTTCCGGGTTCTgtacgtgtgtgagtgtgtgcgcctGCGCGGGCTGAGAGTGACAGGGAGAGGTTGTGTTGGTGTAGCTGCGGCCCACAGCAGCTGTGTAGATTTATGTTGTAGTTTGAATAAAACTCGAGAAAACAACGTACACTAAACAATATTTACGTGGCGTGAAAATATAACTGTTCAGTTACATTTACACATGAAAATATTGGGCAATCCAAGTGCCATTTCACTGTATTACTCTGAGATGTAGTTTTGTTAAACACTGTTAAAAAAGCAGAGCTATTATTTTGCAAACTGATGGCCTGCAGTATTGTCGACTTTTAGCTAATTTCCTAAATGGGTCTagctacaaaacaaacaacagcatgAAGACCAGACATTTTGTTAATTAAACATAATGTAATTTGGCCAATTAATGGTCTGAGAACCATTTAAGAGCTAGAACGTTTTTAATTAAACTCTTTAGCTAGCTAGTCTTGCCCATTTTATgctgacaggaagtaaaaactgCTTTCTGTTctgatattttctgttatttaatGAGGACCAGAGGCTTTCTATGGATCTGTAATGTTATAGTTTCATTTTGTTTACTGGTTATGGGTTAATTGATGCAGTTAAACCAAAAAGGTAAAGTAAAAGTTAACCTATTTATCTGAGTGCCCCGTGTTCAGCCTGCTTATGTATAAGATGTTATCACTTTGAGTAATCGAACGACATTTGTTAAAACTTTAAAGGAATTTACTATGTAATATGTAGTCAAAACACCAGACTTGTGCCTACTTCTCATCAAACCTTCTCATACAGTTCACGATACCCAGCTGACCCCTAGTGATGGCAGACTAGTGTTTTCAGTGAGGTGAATTCTGGGCCATGagtgagcacagacacacatgttcaGTCACTCTTTCCAAATCCAGCAGGGGGGCCCTGCCTGGCAAAATATGAGCTGGCCCCTTCAAGGAAGGATGGAATCTGAAAAACTTTCATTACTGCAGCCCACACAGTACTGACTCACAGTCtgtgcccctgtgtgtgtgtgtgtgtgtgtgtgtgagcaggagcATGTCTGAGTGCAACTGGACTGAATACTGGAATGTTCAGCTATCACAAGAGTGTGGAAATGTGTGGGTGCATGTGCATGAGTGGAGAGGTGTGTCTGCCATGTGAGGCCGTGAACACACAGCCACGTCTATTTCCAAAGCTAATAATTTTTCCATCCTGCCAAGCcagacagtgatgtcacagagttaGAGTaggagaaaggggaaaaaaatgagcaaGAGAGGTGATCCTAGCTGAAAAGTGCTCATTAACAATCTGCAGAGTATCCTAAGTGTTTTATAAGTCAACCACAAACAGCACCTACACTTAATGACAGGAAGACATCTCTGCAAACAGACTGACCTCACTGCATACCTgctttatgtaataaaggacacacacaaggGAAAAACTCAATCCTAAAGACTGCTAGGACAGAGTCAGACCTTGGCTGGCTTCACAATTTCTCTTAGCCAGCTGGCTGATGATACATGATGTGATAAAAAGGGACACCTGTGGCACAAGAGCCTGAGCAGAAAATATGTAAACCAGATCTTTGGATGGTCTGGAGCTACAAAAACCAGAAGAATGTCTCTTTCTGCCAAATGAAATTTTGCGTAAAAGAAGCATAAAATCCATACATAGGTGTAGTGTGAAATATCGGCGAATAGAAGCAAATGTCAGTACTGTTTGGATGACAATACTATAATGAAGTGAATGAGATGAGGCTTTTTATCCAAATACTGAATAAGTGTTTTGCAGGccaagagaggaaaacaaaatgctgcaatTTATGTTCTTTTGGTCCAAAAGTCAAAAGATTTCCCTATAGTTTTCAAGTAAGAGAATCCAAGGAATCAGTTTTGTGTGAACTGGTGGCAGTTTTCTACATGACTGGTGACAGCAGTACATTGATGCACCTATAATGTTTTCAGTTCATGATGAGCATCTCATCGCATCACAGCCTATCTCATTTATCTACTGCCTAAACTCGCTGTATTTATCCTTAATGCTTATGATGATGGTTATGTTACTGCCAGGCACAACTGGTACGATGTTTAGCTTGTTCACATTCAAGAGAGGAGTGAGTGGgtggtatgtgtgtttgtgtaaaaatgacagaaaagggAAGCAGTTACATAAGTATTAGgtaattttttttgtatcatcCAGAATGTTTTATGGATGGAACCCTCCAGGgatcaaatgtttttgttgcctGTCTGGTTTTACTTGGAATTGAAGCTCTTAACTCTAAAAATGTCACTGCAGAGCCATAAAATCAAATGGGCTAACATGCTAGATGCTCCCACTGCTTTTCCTACCTGTAGCGGCCCCAGGATGGAGCTGGTGGTGTACATGAAGAAGAGGCGTAGGTAACTCAGAACATTGGCAAAGGCAAACAAGCCCTCAGCCACCAGAATGGGGTGGAAGGCATCccatttcttcctctctgtgtcctccatgTCTTTGAactgcagaaacacatacaCTTGACAGTCCAAGACATGCAATTGTAGTACTGTGAATGTACTTTCATGCACAGTAGAGATTTTTCCACATGCATATGTGGGAAGCATAATGGATGTGCCTACATGGAATATTATGAGGCAGGGAAGGCATTCACTGTCCATCATTTCCACACTGGACATTCTGATTAATTTTGAGTTCTTAAAATCTTCTGGATTTCGTGTGAGGCAATGCTTATGGCTAGAGACACCAAACACTGCAAATTTACAGTGTATGAATGGATAAATCAGGTGTGTCGGGTAGCAGCTGATGGACTTAACACTGCTGGTCTACCTCCATCCGTCCCGgtcataaaaaataataacttcaacttGAGCTTGAGGTCTATCAACAACTATTCCCAGAAAATTGATGTATGCCAAACTTATAAATGCAGGAGGAAGAGTCTGTAATGTGTACCTTGCTATGAGCCACAATCTTGAGGGCAAAGGTGGCTAGGTAGAGAGAGTTCATCACGAAACTCAGCTGGTTCCTAGACTCTTCCAGAAAGTCTTCCAGCCCTTCATACCACAGGCGCTTCACATCCGACCACACCATTCCTATAGGACAGAACAAGAATTTAAAACGCACGTTCACACCACTGGAAAAAGGCGTGTGGTTGTCATCCACAGCATCTTATAATCCATAAGTCATCTCACAGAGGGAGCCCAGGGGAAGCAGGAATGTATGAGACACTGAAATCAAAGATTAATGAGCTGAGAGTGTGTCATCTGTGGGATTTAGGGAGCTGTGTGGAATTTAACAAAGATGGGTCTTTTGTCTTCAAATCGAATGTCATCTATTCTAAATGCAGAGGGATGATAAAATCAAGGCAAGGTGTAGTGACACTTTCACCGTAGTTATTACAGTAGTCAAGAGTGTCCCGTGTTTTCAGCACAGTTTTGGCACAAAAATCcaattaggattttttttttttacacatgaattgtttctgtctctgaattattttcattttggtTATCTAATGCAGAAATCAAAGCACAGAGAGATGTAGAGATGTCAAGACATCTGCATGTAGCCCAGCATAGACTCGCACTCCCCACAGCCTCACAGTGTCTGATTTCCCCATTAATGTGAGGCATGTGAGGCTCAGGGGAATAGCAGAATGGAGAAAACATGAGAAAGATGGGGAGACAGGAGAAAAATAGAAAGTAATAAGAATGAAAAGTCTTGTCGCTTGACTTGTGATTGCTGTCTGTAGACATCCAGCACATGTAGGAACTTTAACAGCTCACATCCTGATAACAGGAGAGGGTTAATTATTAGTGAGCACATCCTTCTTATTTAACTCCTCTTGGAGGGTGTGTTGATGCTGCAGTTTGAAAATGTGGCAACCTGCACAAAAAAGAGCTGAAGTTGTTAAAACTGATCTTtgatgttgctcttctgcagtACTTAAGGAATGGTTCCCCCTCTAGTGGGCTATCTGAGCCCATGGAAACACCCATTACACTTCTGTCTATTGACTCAAGTACTGCTGTCACTCCTCCTATACACAGTATAAATTGAAAATTACCCCACAACTGTCTTCATAACATTGACTAATCGAAGACAATTGCTGCTAAATTCTTTTCTAACCCGTCAGGGACAGTTATCAGGATGATTTATTAGTATGGTGATGATGAAACCTAGGCATAAGAGGTGTGgttgtgctgctgtgtctctggTGAAGAGGGTTAAGATGTTGCAACCATGATACAAACAGAAGGCAGGGCCATTATAGAAACTGAATGTTCATGCTAATGGTTTCTTGGTAGAAGAGGATGGTATAGAGAGGCCATTTCTCTCCACCCTATTCTGAAAAGATAGCTGATGGTTGTATGAATACACTGGTTGTGTGTTGAGTTCAGTGATAGAAGCACTCAGATGGGTCACAGGGGAGAaagaagaagctgctgctcCTTTCTATACAGCTCAATTAGAAGCAGAACTGACAGATTTAATCCAGTCAAGCCAGGCTTTCTGTCGTTTACTACAGAAATGACCATTTGTCATATGATGCCTGATCAGATTATGGAGACTGGACTTTAGCCAGACCATAACAGGAATCTCTCGTTTTCACTACATCATGCAATGTTACTCCTGCTCTGCAGGACTGAATTTGTGAtctatttttaattttcttgtATGCATCAGAGAATTATTCAATTAAAGAACTTATTGACACAACATACAGAACATGATACTCCTCTCACCTATGATCCAGAGGATGAGCAGGTAATCAATCATCTCAAGTGCAGGGCCCATCGTGTTTTTCTTGCCTTCATTGTAGACTAGAGAGTACAGGTTGAGTAGCAGCAGGAAGGTGAAGTAGGAGGCGCTGTGAATGATGAACTTTACAAAAGGTGTGTGGATGATCTGGCCGACTCGGGAGCGGGGCACCAGAAGGTAGCAGACAGAAAGAAGTGGCCAGAGCATCGCCACACTCAGGACAGTGGCCATCTTCAGACAGGTGTGTTTACGGCGATAGCTGGCCGTCTCTCCAAACCAGACCGTGTTGAGGAACTGCTGACAGTTGGACTGAGCCACAAACTAAAAATCAGGAGAAACAAAATATTAGAGTGAGAAAGTCCCCTTGAATGTGAACTGCTAAACAATCGCTAACAGTATTTAGTAGGTATTTAAACTGAATATTAGAGCATGTTGTTTTCATTAGCAGTATAAATATCCTACACTGCTTGATGTTTTTCTTCAACACACATCTatcagctaatgttagctgtgTTCACATGCTACACTACTACCACAATACTAGCATATCTTAACTATAAGAAAAGTACTGTTTGAAGTTAGCCAGTgcccagttagcttagcacaaagattAGAAACAGGGTAAACAAATTGGCTccgtttaaaaacaaaaaaaggtttcatGTCGTTAAGATAATAATCTTCATCACAGAAACATGGGTGACATCAATcatttctcctctgctgttagaCATGGTTATTAAAATAGCAGGGCACTGATATTTTTTCCACTATGAATTTGAGAATACAACAAAATGATGTATTCTACAGAGCTGAATAGAGTAACATTCTTCTCTGCACTAACATCCGGATTAGGAGTAGTTGGTAGTTCTCTGATGTGTACCTATAGAAAAAACCTTcatctgtgttgtgtctccAACATGAAACGGTATGCTACTAGTGCTGCCATTTGTGATATATGAGTTAAACTCCTCACACATGGTCATCACACCTGTAAATTCAACCACAGCTTCAAACTTCAAGCTTCAGTTTGTCTTTGACTGCCGTAGCCTGGAGGGAGTACATTATGCTGCCAAACTAATACTTCCACAGACAACCACCACATGGTGTGCTGGGCCAGCTGttaaacatgacatgacattcAGTCAAGAACATTCATATCATTGCTTGCTGCTCACTTCTTTTTGGTTATACTTGATGGCAAGTTTAAGTCGACTGAGATTCATGCGCTCCTCCAGTAATCCTCTCTTGTCAACATGATCCTCGCTTGATGTGTGGTTCAGAATCACTTCTAGCTCTCGAGAGTTTCGTGCCTGTGCCAGCAGGTCCTTGGCAAACATCTTGCACTGCTTTGCCAGCTCCTCATAGTCAtttctggaggaaaaaaacatgcatacattcagaaaacaaaatatttaattgtAATTTATCTCAGGCTGTAAACGACAATGGTTCACAAACAATAGCATGTATTTGTCTGGGTTTTTATGTGCAAACATTCAGActgctgtgcagcagctgaCTGTACCTGAACTCCACCTCAACCAGGCTGAGCTCCTTCAGGTCTGCACTCAGCTCAAAGGCTCTGAGTATGGGATCCTCCTCGGTCAGCATGATGAGAGAGGGGCTGGCGAGGCAGCGGTAGATGTCAAGACGGAACCTGACCCACAAGAAAGTGACCACATGTAAGGCAGGAAAGAAGACGCAACATATAGAAGCGCAGACatgagaaaacagagaaacagtcAGTCTTCTAGCCATTTAATTTGTACCTGCTTTAAACCTCTATGCTGTTTGACAGCAAAACTGCAGTCTGAATCATCTAGTTTACTGTGTGGGAGGCACACTGCCCTGCAGAGAGGATAAAACTGCCCAGCAGAGAAGATCAGCAAACTCTCATCTGCAAGTTCAGAAAACAAGACTCACTCCCTCCCCTgagaactgctgctgtttctgctgcatTCCATTAAATTAAAGCTGTATTGATTTTATATTTCAGTGTAAAACTACTTATATGAAAAGTTGAAAACACCAATACTGGTTCTGTATAGCTAAATAAGTAGAGAGGGGAACAAGTAAGCAGCCCTCTCAGGGACTATAGGGATAGTATGAGCATATATGGTACTGTGGAAGACATGTGTGCATATGACCTGAATTATTACTTTCCCAGTGTAGTAGGTGACGTTTTCAAGCTGATGCTATCATGAAAGTAAGTGGTTGTTTCACAAGAGCCTGTCCTGAACACTCCACCTGACATACCAGCTGATTCATAGATGTTTTTAAGCTCCCACATACCAGAGCATAGACCAAAACAACCAAACCATCATCCTAACAACCACTTGGAGACCGATACATCTCTCTAGgccataaaaacattttctgaatcGCTGGAAGGCCTGTACCTGGAGTGCCGTAGGCTGTCCTTCTTGTTTTTAGCATTGCAGAGCGTGCACTCGCAGCCTACAGCATGAGGTCGGGGAAGAGAGATGTCCTGCTTCAGCAGCATGGTCAGGATCTCATAGTTGTTCCTGTGGGCTGCCAGAATGACAGGAGCCACGTCCATGGTGGTGGAATACTCCGGGTTCTGGATTCGCTGCATTAATTTCTGGAAAACATAAGAAGTAATAAGCAGATAAAGATGTAAAATAATGAGAACTACTGCACATTCATACTGAGAGGAAACTTACAGCGATAGATGGTTTGGAAGATCGCCTCGGCCTGTGGTTGAGGAGGATGTCCACAGCTCCCACCACCTCTGAGTCTATGGCCACCAACAGGGCATCTGTCGCCTACACCAGAACATATGCATCATTTTTAGGGACATTAGATAAATATGAGGGCTGACACTGTCTGCTCCTACATTTACAATTCAGCAGTAGGAGCATATGGGTCTTAGTATGAGATTAAGCTTCCAGAAAGTGGCCTACAGCAGTCATTCCAGCATGCCCCCCTGCTAGTGCTGCCACCATGTTTTAATATGGGGACAAAGTTTACTGTATAGGCCACAAACTTACAGTGGAGATAGTGATGTGCATATTTTTTGTGGGTACCTGGCAGCCATGCTCCAAGAGAAGCTGCAGTATGTCAAGGTTCTCATTCTCGATGGCGATGGTCACGGCATCACGGCCCAGCACGTCAACGCAGTTGATGTTGAGCTGGCCGTGTCGgttctcctccagcagtttCTTTACCATGTAGTAGTCGCCTGATGAGCACACGTAGTCGAAGCGTCATTTATCTGCACAGCAAATTCTTGCAAAGTCAGATCCATAAAAACAGTGAGGTATTATCTCTGGACTGTGCCAAggagacacactctcacagagcAGGCTCAGCTCCAGCCGCCCTCTTAATCTTTTATAACAATAACATCTCCCTCAAAGGACACTTTCTGTTCCTGAGCCATGTTTACAGAGGCTTTATATGGTCATGGTGGTGGTTTCTGGCACCCCCTGAAACCCCCTGGCTGTGCACTGTTTTTAACTTATCAATGAAACCTTCTGCTCCCATCTGAGCGGTTGAGAATGCCCATGCCTCTCTGCTAGTTTACGCTCTCTGTCTTTAGCTTGGTAACTTTTCCTGATAGGATCTGTAAAATGTCagcggagcagggagagaaaCTTTCAGACTAAATATATCCTTAACTCCTGTAGGCAAATTTCCACAGTATCCAACATGTAGGCAGCTGCAGGAGGCTCAGTAGAAAAAATGTAGGTATGTCTGTACAGTGATGGAAATCTGAAGAGTTGATGCAGGCCTGCTCATGCTCCAAGCAAATCCGGATCAGTATTGGTAGGTGATAACAAGAGCTTTTCTACTTTATTTCtgataaatatattttctgaTACAGTACACAAGAATACAAGGATCGAATACGAGCAAACCTTTCTCGCATGCCAGCAGGAAGAGCTTCTCATCCA
This portion of the Parambassis ranga chromosome 20, fParRan2.1, whole genome shotgun sequence genome encodes:
- the trpc1 gene encoding short transient receptor potential channel 1; this encodes MHISVWSYSVVMAALYQGTDASSPDKFLALKDVREVKEETTLDEKLFLLACEKGDYYMVKKLLEENRHGQLNINCVDVLGRDAVTIAIENENLDILQLLLEHGCQATDALLVAIDSEVVGAVDILLNHRPRRSSKPSIAKLMQRIQNPEYSTTMDVAPVILAAHRNNYEILTMLLKQDISLPRPHAVGCECTLCNAKNKKDSLRHSRFRLDIYRCLASPSLIMLTEEDPILRAFELSADLKELSLVEVEFRNDYEELAKQCKMFAKDLLAQARNSRELEVILNHTSSEDHVDKRGLLEERMNLSRLKLAIKYNQKEFVAQSNCQQFLNTVWFGETASYRRKHTCLKMATVLSVAMLWPLLSVCYLLVPRSRVGQIIHTPFVKFIIHSASYFTFLLLLNLYSLVYNEGKKNTMGPALEMIDYLLILWIIGMVWSDVKRLWYEGLEDFLEESRNQLSFVMNSLYLATFALKIVAHSKFKDMEDTERKKWDAFHPILVAEGLFAFANVLSYLRLFFMYTTSSILGPLQISMGQMLQEFGKFLGLFLLVLFSFTIGLTQLYGKDGKDPYKNTNKDCEGIFCEQQSNDAFHTFMGTCYALFWYIFSLAHVALFVTRISYTEELRSFVGAMIIGTYNIVVVIVLTKLLVAMLHKSFRQIANHEDKEWKFARAKLWLSYFDDKCTLPPPFNILPSPKTVCYLVTSMSKWICSHTSKGKVKRQNSLKEWKNLKQKRDENYQKIMCCLVHRYLTSTRQKMQSTDQATVENLNDLRQDLSKFRNEMRDLLGFRTSKYGMFYPRS